The following are encoded together in the Strongyloides ratti genome assembly S_ratti_ED321, chromosome : 2 genome:
- a CDS encoding RasGAP protein, C-terminal domain and Calponin homology domain and Ras GTPase-activating protein domain and Rho GTPase activation protein domain-containing protein — MMTDNSEIQNEMSVGCSNSGDNHWQLDGNANGIRIEKLDFKIGELSAELMDEKRKNRRAYDYLCRLSEVRTWIGEILHEEDIPAPIDLEANLSNGVLLARIGNKISHTEVPLSKIYDIDQSKYVKDGLQYRHTDNIMLWRHALTYAKFPEIIIPETVDVYQGKNWGTIYCLYTLAVYLFRLRKGPPIKNQSGNVEFRQCDIDKMKERLEDMNIPSFNDVDDILNNRFETDGKERAKIVLMINQLIEESEESKVEELISLLTNTDGDFLFIKEEYGTGYWNSLLTAKKTEEGILSHDKIQFIINNVNDSENLHNLNTYLLGDCDFNNLKTILYELCGEKVTESVTELYDTLLREKRLEKGDNLNLEEVLEIIYICNSCMKVKLCVIQGSVDDVYDALGDKYLQLNNIIYSNMKDIYYIGLTNEVNNREWIMSQNELKTFIIKMNNLSNKDLKAMEFIEKLKNNEHSDNLEIIFKSLEIENALVEFLPLYFSTIANESSVRFLNYDDIVLLVNKVNLTINEVKVKSREVWLINSALRNEEPYNLIEALKSTHWYDDGIIRDHVLHWYPATFDKVIFEKGIDKNKELKWINYKTDIGNFYINDSDFSLGPQEVFEGDFLTELDIEEIIEATNNGFDDYYKINEDSIIKGQKVIRKHLENKANIKDLEEKTKAAKIIQDNFRRYRRKQNLDTLYNCADPPLSLVRKFIDLLQNTDLDYEEELTFERTKSQVTRLITNNRNMDLDLDELDHKIGLLVRHRISLEEVLAHKNKVANKISTYCNAQESTKRKEKIQLIALEQLLFHLQTEPQYLSNLYYVCHDENLYEKALLPLYNFVSEKREEFLFVSLCREILKKYIDSTNDPKKFVNVNDQSGNKLAKFLREFFQTLPSYDLLGISIKDTHASYQSGDHSMRINLNLSSMFEEKHQRSPTDVYEVLTDNDIVKVLDESKNFIIHWSKVFASQLLNNLNLPKSIKYLMKVTQVELRNKFPNLSTNKITAMVSFFLWKCYFEPTLVEGKIFKRESGLTFSDDQNERLNMIAKLIGYASLGKSYGTQEPHLVSLNETIMEIHKKFLDLVNDSLENINLDHIYEANQCSSIAPTQKPTLYIALNNLKYLVSLLDKNKEHVFGTSGNRLKKLFETIDMIYDEEKFGDHLTLTLMAMPPEEVSPSIDLKELFVQTKRYFVDLLLCGVYGDTVSEVLETEINDKHEEVYRELINNSDDAFPSLEAKKQKICENLVSLSNVGMVSRKNNYQELINQIASEIIRQGEYRQNRAKQIGHFQETIKRLEDKKKDYEDRLEKYKLFLDSCLENMKRNSLKPRIKSESQRASKLLTDREKLLNPKSVKLNGEKLIRKEILKSKTLSNKELSKINFEINFTGKIDEFEIVVKKPKMDSIMVYLNFQELLEHEFNQIISIPIIDDISFNVGPLIGYLNKKFYAK; from the exons aTGATGACTGATAATAGCGAAATACAAAATGAAATGTCTGTTGGTTGTAGTAATTCAGGCGATAATCATTGGCAATTAGATGGAAATGCTAATGGTATACGTATAGAAAAGttagattttaaaattggtGAATTAAGTGCAGAATTAATGGAtgagaaaagaaaaaatagaaGAGCATATGATTATTTATGTAGATTAAGTGAAGTAAGAACGTGGATTGGTGAAATACTACATGAGGAAGATATTCCGGCTCCAATAGATCTCGAAGCAAATCTTTCAAATGGTGTTCTACTTGCTAGAATCGGTAACAAAATTTCTCATACAGAAGTTCCTTTGTCAAAGATTTACGACATTGATCAA tcGAAATATGTAAAAGATGGGTTGCAATATAGACATACtgataatataatgttatgGAGACATGCTTTGACTTATGCTAAATTTCCAGAAATTATAATTCCTGAAACGGTTGATGTTTATCAAGGGAAAAATTGGGGAACAATTTATTGTCTTTACACATTAGCAGTTTATCTATTTAGATTGAGGAAAGGCCCACCAATTAAAAATCAGAGTGGTAATGTTGAATTTAGGCAATgtgatattgataaaatgaaAGAAAGATTAGAAGATATGAATATTCCTTCTTTCAATGATGTGGatgatatattaaacaaTAGATTTGAAACTGATGGTAAAGAAAGAGCAAAAATTGTTCTTATGATTAATCAATTGATAGAAGAAAGTGAAGAAAGTAAAGTTGAAGAGTTAATCAGTTTATTGACTAATACTGATGGTGATTTTCTATTCATCAAAGAAGAATATGGTACAGGTTACTGGAATTCATTATTAACAGCAAAAAAAACTGAAGAAGGTATTTTAAGTCATGATAAGattcaatttattattaataatgttaatgatAGTGAAAACTTACATAACTTAAATACTTATTTACTTGGTGATTgtgattttaataatttaaagacAATTCTTTATGAACTTTGTGGTGAGAAAGTTACTGAAAGCGTTACTGAACTTTATGATACATTACTTAGAGAAAAGCGATTAGAGAAAGgagataatttaaatttagaaGAAGTTTtggaaattatttatatttgtaattCGTGTATGAAAGTTAAATTATGTGTAATTCAGGGATCTGTGGATGATGTTTATGATGCTTTAGGGGATAAATATTTACAgcttaataatattatttatagtaacatgaaagatatatattatattggtCTAACCAATGAGGTAAACAATAGAGAATGGATTATGAGtcaaaatgaattaaaaacatttattataaaaatgaacaaTCTTTCAAATAAGGATTTAAAAGCTATGGagtttattgaaaaattaaaaaataatgagcATAGTGataatttagaaataatatttaaaagtttagaAATTGAAAATGCTCTGGTTGAATTTTTaccattatatttttcaacgATTGCAAATGAAAGTTCAGTAAGATTTCTAAATTACGATGACATTGTACTTCTTGttaataaagttaatttaacaattaatgAAGTAAAAGTAAAAAGTCGTGAGGTATGGCTTATTAATTCTGCTTTAAGAAATGAAGAACCGTACAATTTAATTGAAGCTTTGAAATCTACTCATTGGTATGATGATGGAATAATAAGAGATCATGTTTTACATTGGTATCCAGCAACATTTGACAAAGTAATATTCGAAAAAggaatagataaaaataaagagtTAAAATGGATAAATTACAAAACTGATATTggcaatttttatataaacgaTAGTGATTTTTCACTAGGACCTCAGGAGGTTTTTGAAGGAGATTTTCTAACTGAATTAGATATAGAAGAAATAATTGAAGCAACAAATAATGGTTTTGATGATTATTATAAGATAAATGAAGATAGCATTATTAAAGGCCAAAAAGTTATTAGAAAacatttagaaaataaagcCAACATTAAGGACCTTGAAGAAAAGACAAAAGCAGCTAAGATTATACAAGATAATTTTAGAAGATATCGTAGAAAACAAAATCTTGACACTTTATATAATTGCGCTGATCCACCATTATCTTTggttagaaaatttattgatcTTCTTCAAAATACAGATTTAGATTATGAGGAAGAACTTACTTTTGAAAGAACAAAAAGTCAAGTTACTAGGCTAATAACTAATAACAGAAATATGGATTTAGATCTTGATGAGTTGGATCATAAAATTGGACTTCTTGTTAGACATAGAATTAGTTTAGAAGAAGTACTTGCTCATAAGAATAAGGTTGCTAACAAAATTTCAACATATTGTAATGCACAAGAATCtacaaaaagaaaagaaaaaattcaattaattGCTTTGGAACAACTATTATTCCATCTTCAAACAGAACCACAATATTTGAGCAATCTTTATTATGTATGTCAtgatgaaaatttatatgaaaaagcATTGTTACCtttgtataattttgtttCTGAAAAAAGAGAAGAATTTTTGTTTGTCAGTTTATGCAGagaaattcttaaaaaatacataGATTCTACAAATGAtccaaaaaaatttgttaatgtAAATGATCAAAGTGGAAATAAACTAGCAAAATTTTTGCGTGAATTTTTTCAAACATTGCCTTCATATGATCTTTTAGGAATTTCAATTAAGGATACCCACGCCTCATACCAATCTGGAGATCATTCGATGAGAATCAACTTAAATCTTTCTTCTATGTTTGAAGAAAAGCACCAAAGATCTCCAACTGATGTTTATGAAGTTTTAACAGATAATGATATTGTAAAAGTTTTAGATgaatctaaaaattttattattcattgGTCTAAAGTTTTTGCCTCTCAATTattgaataatttaaatcttccaaaaagtataaaatatcttatgAAAGTTACACAAGTTGagttaagaaataaatttccAAATTTAAGTACAAACAAAATTACAGCTATGGTATCTTTCTTTTTATGGAAATGTTATTTTGAACCAACTTTAGTTGaaggtaaaatttttaaaagagaAAGTGGATTAACTTTTAGTGATGATCAAAATGAAAGATTAAATATGATAGCTAAATTAATTGGTTATGCCTCACTGGGTAAAAGTTATGGTACTCAAGAACCACATTTAGTTTCTTTAAATGAAACTATAATGgaaatacataaaaaatttttagatctAGTAAATGATTCactagaaaatataaatttggACCATATTTACGAGGCAAATCAATGTTCTTCAATTGCACCAACTCAAAAACCAACTCTTTACATagcattaaataatttgaaatatCTCGTTAgtttattagataaaaataaggAACATGTTTTTGGTACATCTGGAAATagattgaaaaaattatttgaaacaaTTGATATGATATATGATGAAGAGAAATTTGGTGATCATTTAACATTAACTCTTATGGCAATGCCACCAGAAGAAGTATCTCCTTCAAttgatttaaaagaattgttTGTTCAaacaaaaagatattttgtAGATCTTTTATTGTGTGGAGTTTATGGTGACACAGTTTCTGAAGTACTAGAAACAGAAATAAACGATAAACATGAGGAAGTTTATAgagaattaattaataattcagATGATGCTTTTCCATCATTAGAAgcaaaaaaacaaaaaatttgtgAAAATTTAGTTTCATTATCTAATGTTGGTATGGTTTCACGTAAAAACAATTATCAAGAATTGATTAATCAAATTGCTAGTGAAATTATTAGACAAGGAGAGTATCGACAAAATCGTGCTAAACAAATTGGCCATTTCCAAGAAACAATAAAACGTTTAGAAGACAAAAAAAAGGATTATGAAGATCGTTTAGAAAAGTATAAACTTTTCTTAGATTCATGTTTAGAAAATATGAAGAGAAATAGTTTGAAACCAAGGATTAAGTCAGAATCTCAAAGGGCATCAAAACTTTTAACTGATagagaaaaattattaaatccAAAAAGTGTTAAATTAAATGGTGAAAAATTGAtaagaaaagaaattttaaagagTAAAACTTTGAGCAATAAAGA attatcaaaaattaattttgaaattaattttactgGTAAAATAGATGAATTTGAGATTGTTGTTAAAAAACCTAAAATGGATTCAATTATGGTATATCTTAATTTCCAAGAATTATTAGAACATGAatttaatcaaataatttctaTTCCTATAATAGatgatatttcttttaatgttGGTCCCTTGATTGGTTAccttaacaaaaaattttatgctaaataa